Proteins from one Triticum aestivum cultivar Chinese Spring chromosome 7A, IWGSC CS RefSeq v2.1, whole genome shotgun sequence genomic window:
- the LOC123148734 gene encoding probable xyloglucan endotransglucosylase/hydrolase protein 23, giving the protein MARMAVSVLAILLAASCALAAASFDKEFDVTWGDGRGKILNNGQLLTLGLDKVSGSGFQSRHEYLFGKIDMQLKLVPGNSAGTVTAYYLSSQGPTHDEIDFEFLGNVTGEPYTLHTNVFTQGQGQREQQFRLWFDPTNDFHTYSILWNPKHIILMVDDMPIRDFKNLEGKGIAFPKNQPMRLYSSLWNADDWATQGGRVKTDWSHAPFSASYRGFKADACVVTADGKPHCGASVGTEVAPGTGAAGEWYNQELDLTRQQRMRWVQSNYMIYNYCTDPKRVAKGVPAECSM; this is encoded by the exons ATGGCTCGCATGGCGGTGTCGGTGCTGGCGATCCTGCTTGCCGCCTCTTGTgccctggcggcggcgagcttcgacaAGGAGTTCGACGTCACCTGGGGTGACGGGCGAGGGAAGATCCTCAACAACGGCCAGCTCCTGACGCTGGGGCTGGACAAGGTCTCCGGCTCCGGGTTCCAGTCCAGGCACGAGTACCTCTTCGGCAAGATCGACATGCAGCTCAAGCTCGTCCCCGGCAACTCCGCCGGCACCGTCACCGCCTACTAC CTGTCGTCGCAGGGTCCGACGCACGACGAGATCGACTTCGAGTTCCTGGGCAACGTCACCGGCGAGCCCTACACGCTGCACACCAACGTGTTCACGCAGGGGCAGGGCCAGCGGGAGCAGCAGTTCCGCCTCTGGTTCGATCCCACCAACGACTTCCACACCTACTCCATCCTCTGGAACCCCAAGCACATCAT CTTAATGGTGGACGACATGCCGATCAGAGACTTCAAGAACCTTGAGGGAAAGGGGATCGCCTTCCCCAAGAACCAGCCGATGCGCCTCTACTCCAGCCTCTGGAACGCCGACGACTGGGCCACGCAGGGCGGCCGCGTCAAGACGGACTGGTCCCACGCACCGTTCTCCGCCTCCTACCGCGGCTTCAAGGCCGACGCGTGCGTGGTGACCGCAGACGGCAAGCCGCACTGCGGCGCCAGCGTGGGCACGGAGGTCGCCCCCGGCACCGGCGCGGCGGGCGAGTGGTACAACCAGGAGCTGGACCTGACGCGGCAGCAGCGGATGCGGTGGGTGCAGAGCAACTACATGATCTACAACTACTGCACCGACCCCAAGCGGGTCGCCAAGGGCGTCCCCGCCGAGTGCTCCATGTAG
- the LOC123153351 gene encoding serine/threonine-protein kinase UCNL-like — protein MAFGRTPFKGKNCKEMFRNVLHREVEFPCDTQCRMPELTDLISRLLQRDPARRLGYAGGTDKIRVHPFFAGMAWDMLADVTHPPYIPPPAEDNAADGKGFDVRDYFKKLHQSPAPPPPESGSSSSSSSDYSSVF, from the coding sequence ATGGCGTTCGGCCGCACGCCGTTCAAGGGCAAGAACTGCAAGGAGATGTTCCGGAACGTGCTGCACAGGGAGGTCGAGTTCCCGTGCGACACCCAATGCCGGATGCCGGAGCTGACCGACCTCATCTCGCGGCTGCTGCAGCGGGATCCCGCGAGGCGGCTCGGGTACGCCGGCGGCACTGACAAGATCCGGGTGCACCCGTTCTTCGCCGGGATGGCGTGGGACATGCTCGCGGATGTGACCCACCCGCCCTACATCCCGCCGCCAGCGGAGGACAACGCAGCCGACGGCAAGGGCTTCGACGTGAGGGACTACTTCAAGAAGCTCCACcagtcgccggcgccgccgcctccagagtcgggctcgtcgtcgtcgtcgtcgtcggactACTCGTCGGTGTTCTGA